From a single Actinomyces viscosus genomic region:
- a CDS encoding ArsR/SmtB family transcription factor, with product MKDRELFHPEAGEISLDVVLGALSDPIRRDVLQRIAADGPLYCGDLSYDVVKSTMSHHFRVLRESGLMHTEREGKHRRITRRDAVIEQRFPGLLAAVGLPAGKGQWPD from the coding sequence GTGAAGGACAGGGAGCTCTTCCACCCCGAGGCGGGCGAGATCTCCCTGGACGTCGTCCTGGGCGCGCTGTCGGACCCCATCCGTCGTGATGTCCTGCAGAGGATCGCGGCCGACGGCCCCCTGTACTGCGGGGACCTGAGCTACGACGTCGTCAAGTCCACGATGTCGCACCACTTCCGGGTGCTGCGCGAGTCCGGGCTCATGCACACCGAGAGAGAGGGCAAGCACCGGCGCATCACCCGGCGCGACGCGGTTATTGAGCAGCGCTTCCCGGGACTGCTGGCCGCCGTCGGCCTGCCGGCGGGCAAGGGCCAGTGGCCGGACTGA